One Aciduliprofundum boonei T469 genomic region harbors:
- a CDS encoding TldD/PmbA family protein, with translation MNLINYGERFFDELEIAKYRRKEVSVDVELNQISMSSVGYRALTVIRGIKDKKIGIFIVDSDDEGEIKRGIEQAAKNAMANERDEKWVELPKEQKYNAPEIESNYEIKDASPDFFVNLLNDAIKDVRTRDKRAMVAGGAAGGSWLEMRILNSHGIDIMQEFGSTFMYLYVAGRMGNSVTPGIMDFDVRRDMNLDKNFIVSSILEKLKYAYTMKKSNKTEGNVIIEPLALAELLYFTLIPAINGERKVKNTTPLSDKVGQKILDEKITIYDDPWHPISTNPIIADDEGVAARVNKIFEKGIFKGFLWDNYWGNISGEGSTGNGTRNFSTGGIGIGVHNLVIESGNKEKEKLIGEIKDGFLISGFQGAHSSNPDTGDFSVVANPAFKIEDGKLVGSTVFMLSGNVYSLLGNVADISREQRKIVVMGNGVMPDMLFENLKIAPVSR, from the coding sequence ATGAATCTTATAAATTATGGAGAGAGATTTTTTGATGAACTCGAAATTGCAAAATACAGAAGAAAGGAGGTATCTGTGGATGTGGAGCTCAATCAGATTTCCATGTCCAGCGTAGGATATAGAGCATTAACAGTGATAAGGGGAATTAAAGATAAAAAAATTGGAATTTTCATAGTAGATAGCGATGATGAAGGAGAGATAAAGAGGGGAATTGAGCAAGCCGCCAAGAATGCTATGGCAAATGAGAGGGACGAAAAATGGGTAGAATTGCCCAAGGAACAGAAATACAATGCTCCAGAGATAGAGAGCAATTACGAGATAAAAGATGCAAGTCCAGATTTCTTTGTGAATCTTCTAAACGATGCGATTAAGGATGTTAGGACTAGAGATAAGAGGGCAATGGTGGCAGGCGGTGCCGCTGGAGGCTCCTGGCTCGAGATGAGAATTTTAAATTCCCACGGAATAGATATTATGCAAGAATTTGGCTCCACCTTTATGTATCTCTATGTTGCAGGCCGTATGGGAAATTCCGTTACTCCAGGCATCATGGATTTTGATGTTAGAAGAGACATGAACCTTGATAAGAATTTCATAGTTTCTTCAATTCTAGAAAAATTAAAGTACGCTTATACTATGAAAAAAAGCAATAAGACGGAGGGAAATGTAATAATAGAGCCATTGGCTCTGGCAGAGCTTTTGTATTTCACCTTAATTCCAGCCATAAACGGTGAGAGAAAGGTTAAAAATACCACACCCCTGAGCGATAAAGTTGGGCAAAAAATTCTTGATGAGAAGATAACGATATACGATGATCCTTGGCATCCTATAAGTACAAATCCGATAATAGCAGATGATGAAGGAGTTGCCGCAAGAGTGAACAAAATATTCGAAAAAGGAATCTTCAAAGGATTTTTGTGGGATAACTACTGGGGAAATATAAGTGGTGAGGGTAGCACTGGAAACGGTACAAGAAATTTCTCCACTGGAGGTATTGGAATTGGAGTGCATAATCTAGTCATAGAAAGTGGGAATAAAGAAAAAGAGAAGCTCATAGGAGAGATAAAAGATGGTTTCTTGATTTCAGGATTCCAAGGCGCGCATTCAAGCAATCCAGATACCGGTGATTTCTCAGTGGTGGCAAACCCTGCATTCAAAATAGAAGATGGTAAACTCGTTGGCTCCACAGTATTTATGCTATCGGGAAATGTATATTCACTCCTTGGAAATGTGGCAGATATATCCAGAGAGCAGAGAAAGATAGTTGTTATGGGCAATGGTGTTATGCCAGATATGCTATTTGAAAATCTAAAAATAGCACCGGTAAGTAGATGA
- a CDS encoding TldD/PmbA family protein translates to MDLDGIIDWANKNIKAEYVEIRGEELSKLNIELKDGTFSTFTSLKSSGFGIRVLAEGAWGFSSTTKIEELKNAIEKAYKMAKAASRGRYEKINLADIDIIEDEVKSKMRIKPEEVDVQEKVKRMKDLERELKNDKNVKSTRIIYQDTSGTKVLYTSEGTKIVWDMGYVWQYIWATGKNEKGMAAARDEIGSVDMGWELFQEESVEKVSKRVLKKLNAQLNGVSPKRGEYPIVAGPIIVGIIAHEALGHLAEADLTINSPFRDLIGKQIAPEFVNMSDRIVENGFGNNVYDDEGTKIKDVHIIKDGILTEIMLNREYAARWGMEPNGHARAENYTVPPIIRMRNTVFERGDHSFEELLEGIKFGYYLVDFRGGQAELNSSFQVGVQEGYIIRNGELAESIKDTSISGIAIDALKKISAVGKDFGLEMGRCGKGQTAFVSSGGPHMRFDKGIVVGGQQ, encoded by the coding sequence ATGGATTTAGATGGAATAATTGATTGGGCAAATAAGAATATAAAGGCAGAGTATGTGGAGATAAGAGGTGAGGAACTATCAAAATTAAATATAGAGCTTAAAGATGGTACATTTTCCACTTTCACATCCTTGAAATCCTCGGGCTTTGGGATTCGTGTCTTAGCCGAGGGTGCCTGGGGATTCTCTTCCACCACAAAAATTGAGGAGCTGAAAAATGCAATAGAAAAAGCATATAAGATGGCTAAAGCCGCATCTCGGGGAAGATATGAGAAAATTAATCTTGCAGATATTGATATTATTGAGGATGAGGTTAAAAGCAAGATGAGGATCAAGCCAGAAGAGGTGGACGTGCAGGAAAAAGTTAAAAGAATGAAAGATTTGGAAAGGGAGTTGAAGAATGATAAAAATGTAAAATCCACCAGAATAATTTACCAAGATACTTCTGGTACAAAGGTTCTATACACATCTGAAGGTACAAAAATAGTATGGGATATGGGCTATGTTTGGCAGTACATCTGGGCCACTGGAAAGAACGAGAAGGGCATGGCTGCAGCAAGGGATGAAATTGGAAGCGTTGATATGGGCTGGGAATTATTCCAAGAGGAGAGTGTTGAAAAAGTTTCTAAAAGAGTTTTGAAAAAATTAAATGCTCAGTTAAATGGTGTCTCGCCAAAGAGAGGTGAATATCCCATAGTGGCAGGTCCGATAATAGTTGGGATAATCGCACATGAGGCCCTGGGGCATTTGGCAGAGGCTGACCTGACCATAAACTCCCCCTTCAGAGATTTAATAGGAAAGCAGATTGCCCCGGAATTCGTGAATATGAGCGATAGAATCGTAGAGAATGGATTTGGCAACAATGTTTACGATGATGAGGGTACAAAAATTAAAGATGTGCACATAATAAAAGATGGTATTCTCACAGAAATTATGCTAAACAGGGAGTATGCAGCTCGCTGGGGAATGGAGCCAAACGGCCATGCTAGGGCTGAAAATTACACCGTACCACCGATAATAAGAATGCGAAACACGGTTTTTGAAAGGGGAGATCATAGCTTCGAGGAACTGCTTGAGGGGATAAAATTCGGCTATTACCTCGTGGATTTCCGTGGAGGGCAAGCCGAGCTTAACTCATCTTTCCAAGTGGGCGTACAGGAGGGGTACATAATACGCAATGGAGAGCTCGCAGAGAGCATAAAAGATACGAGCATAAGCGGGATAGCAATAGATGCTTTGAAAAAGATAAGTGCTGTAGGTAAAGATTTTGGCCTTGAAATGGGCCGGTGTGGAAAGGGTCAAACTGCATTTGTTAGCTCTGGAGGGCCGCATATGAGATTTGATAAGGGTATAGTGGTAGGTGGTCAGCAATGA
- a CDS encoding ribbon-helix-helix protein, CopG family translates to MSEIRIVIPDKVDRYLDSLVRTGMFSSKAELFRAALMEYLEEISSVAKDYDSKLMFSPEGRIYQLEYAKEASLRGVPVVAITYSSGILFMNPDLSDGDIEYADKIYSNGEIIAAFSGLAADGLYVMSKIRKMKGEMRTLLFELSKIFWEFTTKMGYRPLGASVMVGFKKEKKIAVFDPSGSYHFANYWAIGDGEKDIMEILRGKYRKDMSKEEALKLALNALGNPQKYKFEAL, encoded by the coding sequence ATGAGTGAGATAAGAATAGTGATACCGGATAAGGTAGATAGGTACCTTGATTCTTTAGTGCGCACGGGAATGTTCTCTTCCAAGGCTGAGCTTTTCAGGGCGGCCCTTATGGAGTACCTTGAAGAAATATCCTCTGTGGCCAAAGACTACGATTCCAAGCTTATGTTCTCTCCTGAAGGTAGGATATACCAGTTGGAATATGCAAAGGAGGCATCCTTGAGAGGAGTGCCTGTTGTGGCAATTACTTATTCCTCAGGCATACTATTTATGAATCCAGATTTAAGTGATGGGGACATTGAGTATGCGGATAAAATATATTCAAATGGAGAGATTATAGCAGCCTTCTCAGGCCTTGCTGCTGATGGCTTGTATGTCATGAGCAAGATAAGGAAAATGAAAGGAGAGATGCGAACTCTCCTTTTTGAGCTCTCCAAAATATTCTGGGAATTTACAACCAAGATGGGCTATAGACCCCTGGGAGCAAGCGTAATGGTTGGATTTAAAAAAGAGAAAAAAATAGCAGTTTTTGATCCCTCAGGCAGCTATCATTTTGCAAACTACTGGGCAATAGGAGATGGAGAGAAAGATATTATGGAGATTTTGAGGGGGAAATATAGAAAAGATATGAGCAAAGAAGAAGCTTTGAAACTTGCGCTAAATGCACTTGGTAATCCTCAGAAGTACAAATTTGAAGCTCTTTGA
- a CDS encoding TIGR00341 family protein — MKRVTVIAQKKELEKVKNAAENLIYNVEDLENGLVRLDIYVNDALLDDLIPKLQDSVDLRHRESVIEVVSPDFVISSSLQKREKSIKKEGRATVEELLASSKKYTRIDFGKTTLIIIAGIIALIGLFMNNVPIIIGAMLLSPLLGPIYSFVINISVGRSKDAWLSMLNMGIMLILVIVTSYIATLLISIFIPVYLTPEILMRFDTNPIYILMAILLGFAAVFAYAKGLSESIAGIAIAAALLPPLVVSGIALAMYLDYAAKPLLLSMENIVGLITGGLMAIIVLRIEPRRYYEKAKARKMLHRLYLTLTSLLVILILLSLLL; from the coding sequence GTGAAAAGGGTAACGGTTATTGCTCAGAAAAAAGAGCTTGAAAAGGTTAAAAATGCAGCGGAGAATTTGATTTACAATGTGGAGGATTTAGAAAATGGCCTCGTTCGCTTGGATATATATGTGAATGATGCTCTTCTGGATGATTTGATACCCAAGTTGCAGGATTCTGTAGATTTGAGACACAGGGAAAGCGTTATTGAAGTGGTCTCTCCAGATTTTGTTATATCCTCTTCTCTGCAAAAGAGAGAAAAGAGTATAAAGAAAGAGGGAAGGGCGACTGTGGAGGAGCTTTTAGCATCTTCAAAGAAATATACAAGAATCGATTTTGGAAAAACGACCTTAATAATCATTGCGGGTATAATCGCTCTAATAGGACTTTTTATGAATAATGTACCAATTATAATAGGAGCCATGCTTCTCTCTCCTCTCCTGGGTCCGATTTACAGTTTTGTTATAAACATATCTGTGGGAAGAAGCAAGGATGCATGGTTGAGTATGTTGAATATGGGCATCATGCTGATTCTCGTGATCGTGACTTCGTACATAGCAACTCTCTTGATATCTATTTTTATTCCTGTATATCTCACCCCGGAGATTTTGATGAGATTTGATACAAATCCCATATACATCTTAATGGCCATCCTTCTTGGATTTGCAGCCGTATTTGCATATGCTAAAGGGCTATCGGAGAGCATAGCGGGTATAGCTATAGCTGCAGCCCTATTGCCACCACTGGTAGTTTCTGGCATTGCCCTAGCAATGTATCTGGATTACGCTGCCAAACCCCTTCTACTGAGCATGGAAAACATCGTAGGTCTGATAACCGGTGGGCTTATGGCAATAATTGTTCTGAGAATTGAACCAAGGAGATATTATGAAAAGGCAAAGGCCAGAAAAATGCTTCACAGATTGTATCTTACCCTCACCTCCCTCCTGGTGATTCTCATTTTGCTTTCCTTGTTGCTATAA
- a CDS encoding isopentenyl phosphate kinase produces the protein MLLVKLGGSVITDKRIYRRFRESAVERIAARLPRENLLIVHGGGSFGHHLAKEYAITSGFEKEKREGFAKIGFDMEELNLRIMDILIERNIPAISLPPHAFFIYGEEPRMDVFRKAVELGFVPVTYGDIIFDKRQGINICSGDYLMYHLAKEFKPGKTIFLTDVDGIYDRDPAQDGARLIRKLNRDVEPSTAIKVDDVTGGIAYKIEMMRKIADYSKVYVINGFHPERINKVMNDEEFIGTVVE, from the coding sequence ATGCTCCTTGTTAAACTCGGAGGAAGCGTGATAACGGATAAAAGGATATATCGCAGATTTAGAGAATCTGCTGTAGAAAGAATAGCAGCACGATTGCCTAGAGAGAATTTGTTAATTGTTCATGGAGGTGGCTCTTTTGGGCATCATTTGGCCAAAGAATATGCGATAACATCTGGCTTTGAAAAGGAGAAAAGAGAAGGATTTGCTAAAATTGGATTTGATATGGAGGAATTGAATTTGAGAATTATGGATATTCTTATTGAGAGAAATATTCCTGCAATATCTTTGCCCCCTCACGCGTTTTTCATCTATGGGGAAGAGCCAAGAATGGATGTATTTCGCAAAGCTGTAGAGCTTGGATTCGTGCCTGTTACTTATGGGGATATAATTTTTGATAAAAGGCAGGGCATAAATATATGCTCTGGCGATTATTTAATGTACCATCTTGCTAAAGAATTTAAACCTGGGAAAACCATATTTCTTACGGATGTTGATGGAATATACGATAGAGATCCTGCTCAAGATGGGGCTAGATTGATAAGGAAGCTGAACAGGGATGTTGAGCCGAGCACAGCGATAAAGGTGGATGATGTTACTGGAGGCATAGCATACAAGATTGAGATGATGAGGAAAATAGCAGATTATAGCAAAGTGTATGTTATAAATGGTTTTCATCCAGAGAGGATAAATAAGGTTATGAATGATGAAGAGTTCATAGGGACGGTGGTTGAATGA
- the fni gene encoding type 2 isopentenyl-diphosphate Delta-isomerase produces the protein MIENRKLEHIKICADKDVNSHHNYWNDVVLKHETIPKVDMENVELSVEFLGKKLNYPIIIDAMTGGHKVAKLINENLAAAAEELGIGMAVGSQRAAIENTKLEDTYSVVAKYDMPLRIGNLGAPQFALGYGEEEVKKAIEMIDAHAIDIHFNYLQEAIQPEGDTKVGNLRENLAELARKYKLIAKETGAGISRNAAEFFKNAGFKAIDVSGVSGTSFAAVEYYRGGEEGKLFWDWGLPAPYCILSLKDLNMPLIGSGGIRNGLDAAKAIALGADVVGIARILLKPAMKSKEDVIKVLERIIKELRIAVFLIGAESVKELKNAKYVVRGELAQWLRHC, from the coding sequence ATGATTGAGAATCGCAAGTTAGAGCACATAAAAATATGCGCTGATAAGGATGTTAATTCCCATCACAATTACTGGAATGATGTAGTGTTAAAGCACGAAACTATCCCCAAAGTTGATATGGAAAATGTAGAACTGAGTGTGGAATTCTTAGGAAAGAAGTTAAATTATCCGATTATAATAGATGCAATGACGGGGGGACATAAGGTTGCAAAGCTCATTAATGAAAATCTGGCGGCTGCGGCGGAAGAGCTTGGAATAGGCATGGCTGTTGGCTCACAGAGAGCCGCAATAGAGAATACAAAGCTGGAAGATACATATTCTGTGGTGGCAAAATACGATATGCCCTTGAGAATAGGAAATCTGGGTGCACCTCAATTTGCGTTGGGGTATGGAGAGGAGGAGGTAAAAAAGGCCATTGAGATGATTGATGCCCATGCCATAGATATTCACTTCAATTATTTGCAGGAGGCAATACAGCCTGAGGGAGATACGAAGGTTGGCAATTTAAGGGAAAATCTTGCAGAACTTGCCAGGAAATATAAGTTGATAGCGAAGGAAACAGGTGCTGGTATAAGTAGAAATGCAGCTGAATTTTTCAAAAATGCTGGATTTAAGGCCATTGATGTTAGTGGCGTGAGCGGTACAAGCTTTGCAGCCGTTGAATACTACAGAGGTGGAGAAGAAGGTAAGCTCTTCTGGGACTGGGGATTACCTGCACCATACTGCATATTGAGCTTGAAAGACTTAAATATGCCTCTAATAGGCTCTGGGGGTATAAGAAATGGACTCGATGCCGCCAAAGCCATAGCTTTAGGTGCGGATGTAGTTGGTATAGCCAGGATTTTGCTCAAGCCTGCTATGAAATCCAAAGAGGATGTGATAAAGGTACTGGAGAGGATAATAAAAGAGCTCAGAATCGCTGTGTTTTTAATTGGAGCAGAGAGTGTGAAAGAGTTGAAAAACGCCAAATATGTGGTTAGGGGTGAGCTTGCCCAATGGTTGAGACATTGTTAG
- a CDS encoding ZPR1 zinc finger domain-containing protein — protein sequence MVETLLDSPCPICGKKTLLYRAEELNLPHFGKCLETTIICKSCGFRHADVMMLEVHDAMEYKVSIESEKDMYIKVVRSTSGTLLIPEIGAKLEPGPLSEAFITNVEGVLNRFVDILVQIMHDSPEKKDAVLEILRKIGYIRHGRMKATLIIKDPLGNSAIISDKTEKRKLSEEETKELKLGEFAIDISALK from the coding sequence ATGGTTGAGACATTGTTAGACTCTCCCTGTCCTATTTGTGGAAAGAAAACTCTTCTTTATCGTGCCGAGGAATTAAACCTGCCGCATTTCGGAAAATGCTTGGAGACAACCATTATATGCAAGAGCTGTGGATTCCGCCATGCCGATGTAATGATGCTTGAAGTTCACGATGCTATGGAATATAAGGTTAGCATAGAGAGCGAGAAAGATATGTACATAAAGGTTGTGCGCTCCACATCGGGTACACTTCTCATACCCGAAATAGGTGCAAAATTAGAACCAGGGCCTCTATCGGAAGCGTTTATAACCAATGTGGAAGGAGTGCTGAATAGATTTGTAGATATTCTCGTGCAAATTATGCATGATAGCCCTGAGAAAAAGGATGCAGTTCTAGAAATTTTGCGTAAAATAGGTTACATAAGGCACGGGCGTATGAAAGCCACTCTAATAATAAAAGATCCTCTTGGCAACAGTGCAATCATAAGCGATAAAACAGAGAAGAGAAAATTGAGCGAGGAGGAAACAAAAGAGCTGAAACTCGGAGAATTTGCCATCGATATCAGTGCTTTGAAATGA